In the Candidatus Eisenbacteria bacterium genome, one interval contains:
- a CDS encoding DinB family protein, giving the protein MAETIYKTLEVPTGYASPVVARYLWQLDDQTRRLLSATTDLTPEALQWQLAPGFNTMGMLFAHIALNEVHMAHVMLEGRATSDVPGLLDGLGPDDDGMPLPEGGKPPEVFANRDLDYFKDLLSRAREETRRIARTLTDAHLDRRVTRHPADGSTRIYNVDWTLYHFVEHFAGHHAQILQLKHLWQQRHVFA; this is encoded by the coding sequence ATGGCCGAGACCATCTACAAGACGCTCGAAGTCCCGACCGGTTATGCCTCGCCGGTCGTCGCGCGCTACCTGTGGCAACTCGACGACCAGACCCGCCGTCTGCTCTCGGCCACGACCGACCTCACGCCCGAGGCGCTCCAGTGGCAGTTAGCACCGGGATTCAACACGATGGGCATGCTGTTCGCGCACATAGCACTCAACGAGGTCCACATGGCGCACGTGATGCTGGAAGGCCGCGCAACCAGCGATGTGCCGGGCCTCCTGGATGGCCTCGGCCCCGATGACGACGGCATGCCGCTCCCGGAAGGTGGCAAGCCTCCAGAGGTGTTCGCCAACCGCGACCTGGACTACTTCAAGGACCTCCTGAGCCGGGCGCGCGAGGAGACTCGGCGTATCGCGCGCACGCTGACCGACGCGCATCTCGACCGCCGGGTGACGCGGCATCCGGCCGATGGATCCACGCGGATCTACAACGTCGACTGGACCCTCTACCACTTCGTCGAGCACTTCGCCGGGCATCACGCCCAGATCCTCCAGCTCAAGCACCTCTGGCAGCAGCGCCACGTGTTCGCATGA
- a CDS encoding ECF-type sigma factor encodes MATSTDTLFPTVYATLRKLAERRLQRDRARQSLTPSDLVHEVYLRLMRDGSGTWENTSHFYFVAAEAIRRILVERARRRLAMRHGGDLTRVPFDEQIEGIRCAEEVLALHEDLDLMERQYPRKAKVVKLRYFAGFSVEETASLLGVSTGTVKLDWTFARAWLRRTLKHGPD; translated from the coding sequence ATGGCCACCTCGACCGACACGCTGTTCCCGACCGTTTATGCCACCTTGCGCAAACTCGCTGAGCGCCGGCTTCAACGCGATCGGGCGCGCCAGAGCCTGACCCCTTCCGACCTCGTGCACGAGGTCTACCTGCGGCTCATGCGCGATGGGTCCGGGACCTGGGAGAATACTTCTCACTTCTACTTCGTCGCTGCCGAAGCCATCCGCCGCATCCTGGTCGAGCGCGCACGCCGGCGTCTGGCCATGCGACACGGCGGCGACCTGACGCGCGTCCCGTTCGATGAACAGATCGAAGGGATCCGATGCGCGGAGGAAGTCCTGGCCCTGCACGAGGATCTCGATCTCATGGAGCGCCAGTATCCTCGCAAGGCCAAGGTGGTGAAGCTCCGCTACTTCGCGGGGTTCTCAGTCGAAGAGACCGCATCGCTGCTCGGCGTTTCCACGGGAACCGTCAAGCTCGACTGGACCTTCGCTCGCGCATGGTTGCGCAGGACGCTGAAGCATGGACCGGATTGA
- a CDS encoding bifunctional serine/threonine-protein kinase/formylglycine-generating enzyme family protein, translating to MPRESRESFLSRRLPDDSGLRRLVRDLLEQHEEAEDQGGFLVARSASDRFAEERVASDEITSAGARYRILELLGEGGMAVVFLAEQLAPVRRRVALKIVKIGRQAQEDVARFSSEIQALALMNHPNIARVYEAGATGDGRLCFAMEYVAGRRLLEYCDDSRLSVRERLELFVAVCHAVQHAHQNGIIHRDLKPSNVLVQTDGKTPAPKLIDFGLAKFVHRLRSGESVVTQKGLLIGSLEYMSPEQARPEQLETDTRTDIYSLGVVLHELVTGVRPAPASAEASSPLDGLERIWKGEECMLASRRVASLGEKASECARRRGTDPAALVKELRGDLDWIIAKAIEFDRVRRYASASELAADLERHLRDEPVVAGPGSPRYRLGKLAKRHRGLILATAATMVALLIGFIVSMGLYLENRQARKLLEAQREHIQLSADAYQLEHLIRQADQIVPGRPEQIPQLEAWVQMAESAALRRLPDHRRRLAELRGQEVDVKSTADQMDEEILTEYLPKLERFASPTGTLSDVRARLAFARQVRFATIESRRQAWDAAIASIANRSQSPWYGGLRISPQLGLVPIGRDPQSGLWEFAHLQSGQPASRGATGHIRMTDSTGIVLVLIPGGRYFMGATPDRRALPAGAGNLDPFSRLEESPVHEVALDPFFISKFEMTQGQWRRLMHENPSECAAGTRPDNMPYVHSLTHPVERVNHEEAMRAASLLGLTLPTEAQWEYAARAGTMTPAWWGTPGAAQGFANAADEASRRSHRRDWEYAPWDDGYAGSSPVGIYRPNRFGLHDV from the coding sequence ATGCCACGCGAGTCGCGTGAGTCGTTTCTATCGCGCCGGCTGCCCGACGATTCCGGGCTCAGGCGACTCGTCCGCGACCTGCTCGAGCAGCACGAGGAAGCCGAAGACCAGGGTGGATTCCTCGTCGCGCGCAGTGCTTCCGATCGGTTCGCGGAAGAGCGTGTTGCCAGTGACGAAATCACCTCCGCGGGCGCGCGCTACCGAATCCTGGAGCTGCTCGGAGAAGGAGGGATGGCCGTCGTGTTCCTGGCCGAGCAGCTGGCGCCGGTTCGCCGCCGCGTTGCGCTGAAGATCGTCAAGATCGGCCGCCAGGCACAAGAGGACGTGGCGCGCTTCTCGTCGGAAATCCAGGCGCTGGCCCTCATGAACCATCCGAACATTGCCCGCGTCTACGAGGCGGGGGCCACCGGCGACGGGCGTCTGTGCTTCGCGATGGAGTATGTCGCCGGCCGGCGCTTGCTCGAGTACTGCGACGATTCGCGCCTCTCCGTTCGCGAACGGCTCGAGCTGTTCGTGGCGGTGTGCCACGCAGTCCAGCACGCACACCAGAACGGCATCATCCACCGCGACCTCAAGCCGTCGAACGTTCTGGTCCAAACCGATGGAAAGACGCCGGCCCCCAAGCTGATCGATTTCGGTCTCGCGAAATTCGTCCATCGGCTGCGGAGCGGGGAGTCGGTCGTCACCCAGAAGGGCCTCTTGATCGGGAGTCTCGAGTACATGAGTCCCGAGCAGGCGAGACCGGAGCAGTTGGAGACCGATACCCGCACCGATATCTACTCGCTGGGAGTGGTCCTCCACGAGCTCGTGACCGGCGTGCGGCCCGCTCCCGCGTCGGCCGAAGCCAGCAGCCCGCTCGACGGATTGGAGCGTATCTGGAAGGGCGAGGAATGCATGCTCGCGAGCCGGCGAGTGGCGAGCCTGGGGGAGAAGGCATCGGAGTGTGCGCGCCGCCGCGGAACGGACCCGGCGGCGCTCGTGAAGGAACTGCGAGGGGACCTCGACTGGATCATCGCCAAGGCGATCGAGTTCGACCGCGTCCGGCGTTACGCGTCCGCGTCCGAGCTTGCGGCAGACCTGGAACGCCATCTCCGAGACGAGCCGGTGGTGGCCGGGCCCGGCAGCCCGCGTTATCGGCTGGGCAAGCTCGCGAAACGTCATCGAGGGCTGATCCTCGCGACCGCGGCCACCATGGTTGCGCTGCTGATCGGATTCATCGTCAGCATGGGGTTGTACCTGGAGAACCGCCAGGCGCGGAAACTGCTCGAGGCTCAGCGTGAGCACATTCAGCTCAGTGCGGACGCGTATCAGCTCGAGCACCTCATCCGACAGGCGGATCAGATCGTTCCGGGCCGGCCCGAGCAGATCCCGCAGCTCGAGGCATGGGTCCAGATGGCGGAGTCGGCCGCTCTCCGGCGACTGCCGGACCATCGCAGGCGTCTGGCGGAGCTGCGTGGTCAGGAAGTGGACGTCAAGTCGACCGCTGATCAGATGGACGAGGAGATCCTGACGGAATACCTGCCCAAGCTCGAGCGTTTCGCGAGCCCGACGGGCACGCTGAGCGATGTCCGCGCGCGTCTGGCCTTCGCCCGCCAAGTGCGATTCGCGACCATCGAGTCGCGACGGCAGGCCTGGGACGCGGCGATCGCGTCCATCGCGAATCGCAGCCAGTCCCCCTGGTACGGCGGCCTCCGGATCTCTCCTCAGCTCGGTTTGGTTCCCATCGGTCGCGATCCCCAGAGCGGCCTCTGGGAGTTTGCCCACCTTCAGTCCGGTCAACCGGCCTCGCGCGGTGCGACGGGGCACATCCGCATGACCGATTCGACCGGGATCGTTCTCGTGCTCATTCCAGGCGGTCGCTATTTCATGGGCGCAACACCCGACCGCCGCGCTCTGCCGGCAGGGGCAGGCAATCTCGATCCCTTTTCTCGTCTAGAGGAGTCCCCGGTGCACGAGGTCGCTCTCGATCCATTCTTCATCTCCAAGTTCGAGATGACCCAGGGACAGTGGCGCCGTCTCATGCACGAGAACCCCAGTGAGTGTGCGGCAGGAACCCGACCGGACAACATGCCCTACGTTCACTCGCTCACGCATCCCGTGGAGCGGGTGAACCACGAGGAGGCCATGCGAGCGGCTTCGCTCCTCGGGTTGACGTTGCCAACCGAGGCGCAGTGGGAGTACGCGGCGCGGGCGGGCACGATGACGCCCGCATGGTGGGGCACGCCTGGAGCTGCCCAAGGATTCGCCAACGCCGCCGACGAGGCGTCT
- a CDS encoding DUF664 domain-containing protein, with translation MSVIERSILEVEPGFRSKDAALFMAALDDQHALLISDLEGITPAELEWQLKPGMNTIGMLLAHIAIVEVFWTQVGPERRKREEYETDSILGIDLDTGDGMPAAAGALPPAHLSGKTLEYYKGLLATARGYANRVCMTIEDSALSPIFQRTRRNGTVEEVSLRWVLYHMLEHFSGHYGQILLLRHMYRDAAR, from the coding sequence ATGAGCGTCATCGAACGCAGCATCCTCGAAGTCGAGCCGGGCTTTCGCTCCAAGGACGCTGCGCTCTTCATGGCCGCGCTCGACGACCAGCATGCGCTGCTGATCAGCGATCTGGAAGGCATCACACCGGCCGAGCTCGAGTGGCAGCTGAAGCCCGGCATGAACACGATCGGCATGCTGCTCGCCCACATCGCCATCGTCGAGGTCTTCTGGACGCAGGTCGGGCCCGAGCGCAGAAAGCGAGAGGAATACGAGACCGACAGCATTCTCGGCATCGACCTCGACACCGGTGACGGGATGCCCGCGGCGGCCGGTGCGCTGCCACCCGCGCACCTGAGCGGCAAGACGCTGGAGTACTACAAGGGCTTGCTCGCCACTGCGCGGGGTTACGCCAACCGCGTCTGCATGACCATCGAGGATTCGGCGTTGAGCCCCATCTTCCAGCGCACGCGCCGCAATGGGACCGTCGAGGAAGTGAGCCTCCGCTGGGTGCTCTACCACATGCTCGAGCACTTCTCGGGTCACTACGGCCAGATCCTGCTGCTCCGGCACATGTATCGCGACGCCGCGCGGTAG
- a CDS encoding DUF2891 domain-containing protein: protein MSVDAGRSSSAARLADLILAAVGREYPSHIVHWMGSDADARPPRELTPAFFGSFDWHSCVHGHWALARLARFHAGEDFASRIRAALSRSLTAEKVAGECAYLGVPERAGFERPYGLAWLLQLAAELREWRDPEAQAWSAALSPLEELVRERLAAWLPTLPWPVRSGVHPQTALSLSLTLDWSRTVNDGKMEALIERRALDWFRSDTAAPIAYEPSGNDFLSPALGEADLMRRLLPPVEFATWLEAFLPDLESDIARRWLTPVTSPDSSDGQLAHLDGLNLSRAWMLEGIASALPMSDLRRVRLDEAARAHAEAGLAAVSGEHYAGAHWLGSYAVYYLTRRGIVQQSR from the coding sequence ATGAGCGTGGACGCCGGCCGCTCCTCGTCGGCCGCGCGCCTCGCCGATCTGATCCTGGCTGCGGTTGGCCGCGAGTACCCGAGCCACATCGTGCATTGGATGGGCTCCGATGCCGACGCCCGGCCGCCGCGCGAGCTGACGCCGGCGTTCTTCGGAAGCTTCGACTGGCACTCGTGCGTGCATGGCCACTGGGCGCTGGCCAGACTTGCGCGCTTTCACGCCGGCGAGGATTTCGCGTCGCGCATCCGCGCGGCGTTGAGCCGCTCGCTGACGGCGGAGAAGGTCGCCGGCGAATGCGCCTATCTCGGCGTGCCGGAGCGCGCCGGCTTCGAGCGGCCTTACGGGCTGGCGTGGCTCCTGCAGCTCGCCGCCGAGCTGCGCGAGTGGCGTGATCCCGAGGCCCAGGCCTGGAGCGCCGCGCTGTCACCGCTCGAGGAGCTGGTTCGCGAGCGACTCGCCGCCTGGCTGCCCACGCTGCCCTGGCCGGTGCGGAGCGGCGTGCATCCGCAGACCGCGCTGTCCCTGAGCCTGACGCTCGACTGGTCGCGGACCGTGAACGACGGGAAGATGGAAGCGCTGATCGAGCGCCGGGCGCTGGATTGGTTCCGGTCGGATACAGCGGCGCCCATCGCCTACGAGCCTTCCGGAAACGACTTTCTCTCACCCGCGCTGGGCGAGGCGGACCTCATGCGCCGCCTGCTCCCGCCCGTGGAATTCGCGACGTGGCTCGAGGCCTTCCTGCCCGACCTCGAGAGCGACATCGCCCGGCGCTGGCTCACCCCGGTCACGAGTCCCGACTCGAGCGACGGACAATTGGCACACCTCGACGGACTCAACCTGAGCCGCGCCTGGATGCTGGAAGGCATCGCCTCGGCGCTGCCCATGTCGGACCTGCGCCGAGTACGGCTGGATGAGGCGGCCCGCGCTCACGCCGAGGCGGGTCTCGCCGCGGTGAGCGGCGAGCACTATGCCGGCGCCCATTGGCTGGGGAGCTATGCGGTCTATTACCTCACGCGGAGAGGCATTGTTCAGCAGAGTCGCTAG